In one Chelmon rostratus isolate fCheRos1 chromosome 7, fCheRos1.pri, whole genome shotgun sequence genomic region, the following are encoded:
- the porb gene encoding P450 (cytochrome) oxidoreductase b has translation MDAETTTHTEPMVDEEEPLFSNLDLFLFSLIVGLVIYWFMSRKKPEPIPEFKKLDTPAPTTRETSFIEKMKKTGKNIIVFYGSQTGTGEEFANRLSKDAQRYGMKGMAADPEEYDMGELSRLSEITNSLAIFCMATYGEGDPTDNAQDFYDWLQENDDEDLSGLNYTVFALGNKTYEHYNAMGKYVDKRLEELGAKRIFDLGLGDDDGNLEEDFVSWREQFWPAVCEHFGVEALGDESSIRQYELKEHTDINMNKVYTGEIGRLKSFEVQKPPFDSKNPFLAPVTVNRKLNKAGDRHLMHLELDITGSKIRYESGDHVAVFPTNDSALVNKLGQILGVDLDVVISLNNLDEESNKKHPFPCPTTYRTALTHYLDITHPPRTNVLYELAQYASDPKHQENMRKMASSSPEGKALYQNWVLDASRNILAILEDMPSLRPPIDHLCELLPRLQARYYSIASSSKVHPNSIHICAVVVEYKTKTGRINKGVATNWLMNKLVTDNGHKSTVPMYIRKSQFRLPFKATNPVIMIGPGTGIAPFMGFIQERGWLKQQGKEVGETAMYFGCRHKNEDYIYQEELEEAEKNEVLTQLHVAFSRDQEHKVYVQHMLKKNKENLWKLIHSDNAHIYVCGDARNMAKDVQTAFHEIAEELGAMTRSQATDYIKKLMTKGRYSQDVWS, from the exons ATGGACGCTGAGACCACCACCCACACTGAGCCCATGGTGGACGAAGAGGAGCCTCTTTTCAGCAACCTggacctcttcctcttctccctgaTTGTAGGCCTTGTCATTTACTGGTTCATGTCACGCAAGAAGCCTGAGCCCATCCCTGAATTCAAGAAGCTCGACACACC AGCGCCCACCACAAGAGAGACAAGTTTCattgagaaaatgaagaaaacg GGCAAGAACATCATTGTGTTCTACGGCTCCCAGACGGGCACGGGAGAGGAATTTGCTAACAGACTGTCCAAAGACGCGCAGCGGTATGGCATGAAAGGAATGGCTGCCGATCCAGAAGAGTATGACATG GGGGAGCTATCACGTCTGTCAGAGATTACAAACTCCCTCGCCATATTTTGCATGGCCACCTATGGTGAGGGAGACCCAACAGATAATGCCCAGGACTTCTATGACTGGCTGCAGGAGAACGATGATGAAGACCTCTCCGGACTAAACTATACT GTATTCGCTTTGGGCAACAAGACATATGAACACTACAATGCAATGGGAAAATATGTTGATAAAAGGCTGGAAGAACTTGGGGCCAAGCGCATCTTTGACCTTGGTTTAGGAGATGATGATGGCAA CCTGGAAGAGGACTTCGTTTCATGGAGAGAGCAGTTCTGGCCGGCCGTCTGTGAGCACTTTGGAGTGGAAGCCTTAGGAGATGAATCAAG CATACGACAGTATGAGCTGAAGGAGCACACGGACATCAACATGAACAAAGTCTACACAGGAGAGATCGGCCGCCTGAAGAGTTTTGAAGTCCAAAAGCC gCCCTTTGATTCGAAAAACCCTTTCCTGGCCCCGGTCACTGTCAACCGCAAACTCAATAAGGCTGGTGATAGACATCTCATGCACCTGGAGCTAGACATAACAGGCTCCAAGATCAG ATATGAGTCAGGCGACCACGTTGCTGTTTTCCCCACAAATGACTCTGCGTTGGTGAACAAGCTGGGACAAATCCTTGGAGTGGACCTTGATGTGGTTATCTCTCTCAACAACCTTGATG aggAGTCCAACAAGAAACACCCTTTCCCCTGCCCCACCACCTACCGTACAGCCCTCACTCACTACCTGGACATCACACACCCTCCTCGCACCAACGTCCTCTACGAGCTGGCACAGTATGCCTCTGACCCCAAACACCAGGAGAATATGCGCAAGATGGCCTCTTCCTCACCTGAGGGCAAG GCACTCTACCAGAATTGGGTGCTGGATGCCAGTAGAAACATCCTCGCCATCTTGGAAGACATGCCGTCTTTGAGGCCTCCCATTGATCACCTGTGTGAGCTGCTGCCTCGTCTCCAGGCTCGCTATTATTCCATCGCCTCATCCTCTAAG GTTCACCCCAACAGCATCCACATCTGTGCTGTAGTGGTGGAGTACAAAACCAAGACTGGCCGCATTAACAAGGGTGTTGCCACCAACTGGCTGATGAACAAACTGGTCACTGACAACGGCCACAAGTCCACCGTTCCCATGTACATCCGCAAGTCTCAGTTCCGCCTGCCCTTCAAAGCCACCAACCCAGTGATCATGATCGGCCCTGGGACAGGAATCGCTCCCTTCATGGGCTTCATTCAAGAGAGGGGCTGGCTCAAACAGCAAG GAAAGGAGGTCGGAGAGACAGCAATGTATTTTGGCTGCAGACATAAGAATGAGGATTACATCtaccaggaggagctggaggaggcagagaagaatGAGGTTCTAACACAGCTTCATGTTGCCTTCTCCAGAGATCAGGAGCACAAG GTGTATGTGCAGCATATGCTGAAGAAAAATAAGGAGAACCTATGGAAGCTGATTCACTCAGACAATGCTCATATCTACGTCTGTGG GGATGCAAGGAACATGGCTAAAGATGTGCAGACAGCTTTCCACGAGATTGCAGAAGAGCTGGGAGCCATGACGCGCAGCCAGGCCACAGATTACATCAAGAAACTGATGACCAAGGGACGCTACTCACAAGATGTCTGGAGTTAA